CGCCGACGGCCATCCGCGTGCTCAAGAAGCAGGACCCGGCGCTGCTGACCCGCCACGACCTGTCCAGCCTGCGGCTGCTGTTCCTGGCCGGCGAGCCGCTGGACGAGCCCACGGCGCGCTGGATCCAGGACGGCATCGGCAAGCCCGTGGTCGACAACTACTGGCAGACCGAATCGGGCTGGCCAATCATCGCCATCCAGCGCGGCGTGGAGCCGCTGCCGGCCAAGCTGGGCTCGCCGGGCGTGCCGGCCTATGGCTATGACCTGCGCATCGTCGACGAGGTGACCGGCCAAGAATGCCCGCCGAACCAGAAGGGCGTGGTGGCCATCGACTACCCGCTGCCACCGGGCTGCATGACCACGGTCTGGGGCGACGACGACCGGTTCATCCGCACGTACTGGTCGGCCGTGCCAAACCGCCAGTGCTACTCGACGTTCGACTGGGGCGTGCGCGACGACGACGGCTACGTCTTCATCCTGGGCCGCACCGACGACGTGATCAACGTGGCCGGGCACCGGCTGGGCACGCGCGAGATCGAGGAAAGCCTGTCGTCGCATCCGGGCGTGGCCGAGGTGGCCGTGGTGGGCGTGCAGGACGCGCTGAAAGGGCAGGTGGCGCTGGGCTTCTGCATCGCCCGCGACGCCAGCCGCACCGGCTCCGAGGCGGACCGCCTGGCCTTCGAAGGCGAACTGATGAAGACCGTCGAGCAGCAACTGGGCGCCGTGGCGCGCCCGGCGCGCGTGTTCTTTGTCAATGCGCTGCCCAAGACCCGCTCCGGCAAGCTGCTGCGCCGCGCCATCCAGGCCGTGGCCGAAGGCCGCGACCCGGGCGACCTGACGACGATCGAGGACCCGACCGCGCTGGAGCAGGTGAAGACGGCGCTGGGGTAGGGCGGTAGTCTGTTTAGCGATGGTGGTTTTCTCCCCTCTCCCGCAGGCGGGAGAGGGGAGCGAACCCGGCGGATCGGGACAGCCAAAATTCCCCTTGCCATCCCGCCCCATTGCCGCCTAATATTTTAAGCATAAAATATTTAACCCTGATGTAGAACGGCGTCCCGGTGTGACGGGCGGGGCGTGCGGGAGATCGACGGATGCGTGTGCTTTGTATTGGTGGCGGCCCGGCGGGCCTGTATTTCGGGCTGCTGATGAAGCTGCAGGACCCGGCCAACGACGTGATGGTGGTGGAGCGCAACCGGCCCTACGACACGTTCGGCTGGGGCGTGGTGTTTTCCGATGCCACGCTCGAAAACCTGAAGTCGGCCGACCCCGTCAGCGCGGCCGAGATCAATGCCGCGTTCAACCACTGGGATGACATCGACATCCACATCGGCGGCCGGACCATCCGCTCGGGCGGCCATGGCTTCATCGGCATCGGCCGCAAGCGGCTGCTGAACATCCTGCAGGCGCGCTGCGAGGCACTTGGCGTCAGGCTTGTGTTCGAGACCGATGTGTCCGACGACCAGGCGCTGGCCGCGCAGTACCAGGCCGACCTGGTCATCGCGTCCGACGGCATCAACAGCCGCATCCGCACCCGCTACGCCGAGACCTTCCAGCCCGATATCGACACGCGGCAGTGCCGCTTTGTCTGGCTGGGCACCCACAAGCTGTTCGACGCCTTCACGTTTGCGTTCGAGAAGACCGAGCACGGCTGGTTCCAGGCTCACGCCTACCGGTTCGACGACAACACGTCGACGTTCATCGTCGAGGCGCCCGAGGCCGTCTGGCATGCCGCCGGCATCGAGCAGATGAGCCAGGAAGACGGCGTGGCCTACTGCGAGAAGCTGTTCGCGCGCTACCTGGACGGCCACCGGCTGATCAGCAACGCCACGCACCTGCGCGGCTCGGCCAACTGGATCCGCTTTCCGCGCGTGATCTGTCACCGCTGGGTGCACTGGAACACGCTGGCAGACGGCCGGCGCGTGCCCGTGGTGCTGATGGGCGATGCGGCGCATACGGCGCATTTCTCGATCGGATCGGGGACCAAGCTGGCGCTGGAGGATGCCATCGACCTGGCAAGCGAGATCGGCGCGCACCGCGCGGCCGGGCTGGACGCGCTGCCCGACGCCCTGGCGCGCTACGAGGCCACGCGCAGCGTGGAGGTGCTGAAGATCCAGAACGCCGCGCGCAATTCGACCGAATGGTTCGAGAACGTCGAGCGCTACGCCGGGCTGGCGCCCGAGCAGTTCGCCTATTCGCTGCTGACGCGCTCGCAGCGCATTTCCCACGAAAACCTGCGCGTGCGCGACGCCGGCTACGTCGACGGCTTCGAGCAATGGCTGGCCGCCCAGGCCGGTGTGCCCCCGGAGACGCTGAACCTGCGCGCCGCCGCCGGCGAGGCCGGGCTGCCGCCGATGTTCACGCCGTTCACGGTGCGCGGCGTGACGCTGAAAAACCGCGTGGTGGTGAGCCCGATGGCGATGTACTCGGCCGTCGACGGTGTGCCCGGCGACTTCCACCTGGTCCACCTGGGCGCCCGCGCGATGGGCGGGGCGGCGATGGTGGTGGCCGAGATGACCTGCGTGTCGCCGGACGCGCGCATCACGCCGGGCTGCCCCGGCCTGTGGAACGACGCCCAGCGCGACGCCTGGCGGCGCATCGTCGATTTCGTCCACGCCAACAGCGACGCCAGGATC
This sequence is a window from Cupriavidus pauculus. Protein-coding genes within it:
- a CDS encoding bifunctional salicylyl-CoA 5-hydroxylase/oxidoreductase, which encodes MRVLCIGGGPAGLYFGLLMKLQDPANDVMVVERNRPYDTFGWGVVFSDATLENLKSADPVSAAEINAAFNHWDDIDIHIGGRTIRSGGHGFIGIGRKRLLNILQARCEALGVRLVFETDVSDDQALAAQYQADLVIASDGINSRIRTRYAETFQPDIDTRQCRFVWLGTHKLFDAFTFAFEKTEHGWFQAHAYRFDDNTSTFIVEAPEAVWHAAGIEQMSQEDGVAYCEKLFARYLDGHRLISNATHLRGSANWIRFPRVICHRWVHWNTLADGRRVPVVLMGDAAHTAHFSIGSGTKLALEDAIDLASEIGAHRAAGLDALPDALARYEATRSVEVLKIQNAARNSTEWFENVERYAGLAPEQFAYSLLTRSQRISHENLRVRDAGYVDGFEQWLAAQAGVPPETLNLRAAAGEAGLPPMFTPFTVRGVTLKNRVVVSPMAMYSAVDGVPGDFHLVHLGARAMGGAAMVVAEMTCVSPDARITPGCPGLWNDAQRDAWRRIVDFVHANSDARIAIQLGHAGRKGSTQVGWERMDHPLPDGNWPLESASALPYLPGISQVPREMTRADMDRVRDDFVANARRAAQAGFDWLELHCAHGYLLSSFISPLTNVRPDDYGGSLANRLRFPLEVFAAVRAVWPQDKPMSVRISAHDWVDGGITADDAVAIARAFKAAGADMIDCSSGQVSPDQTPVYGRMYQTPFADRIRNEAGIPTIAVGAIFEADHVDSIVAAGRADLCAIARPHLADPAWTLHEAARLGYRDVAWPRQYVAGKKQLETNLARAAAYAQQPGK